From Rhododendron vialii isolate Sample 1 chromosome 10a, ASM3025357v1, the proteins below share one genomic window:
- the LOC131302592 gene encoding protein DETOXIFICATION 14-like produces the protein MEEALLLKNGDRKLVPIAPKAFVEELKKVTAIAAPMVMVTMSQHLLCVTPMIMVGHISELSLSSVAIATSLTNVTGYSVLFGMAGALETLCGQAYGAEQYKKLGTYTNGAILSLILVCLPISLLWIFMDKLLVFFGQDPIVSLEAGKYAIWLIPSLFPYAILESMVPYLQTQSLILPMLLCSIVTLSFHIPLCWALVFKSGLGTKGAALAISLLYWVDVIALGLYLKYSPACEKSRAPFSRDVFLSIGEFFSLALPSAGMVCLEWWSFELLVLLSRLLPNPELESSVLSIWYASSLFL, from the exons ATGGAAGAGGCTTTGTTGCTGAAAAATGGAGATAGGAAGTTGGTGCCGATCGCACCGAAGGCGTTTGTGGAAGAGCTGAAGAAGGTGACTGCCATAGCAGCACCGATGGTAATGGTGACCATGTCGCAGCACCTCTTGTGCGTCACACCCATGATAATGGTGGGACACATTAGTGAACTTTCCCTCTCCAGTGTTGCAATTGCCACCTCTCTAACCAACGTTACCGGCTACAGTGTCCTT TTTGGGATGGCAGGAGCATTGGAAACCCTGTGTGGGCAAGCTTATGGAGCAGAGCAGTATAAAAAGCTAGGAACTTATACTAATGGAGCAATATTGTCCCTCATTCTGGTTTGTCTACCGATATCTCTTCTCTGGATCTTCATGGATAAACTGCTTGTGTTCTTTGGCCAAGACCCCATAGTTTCTTTGGAAGCTGGCAAATATGCAATTTGGCTAATTCCCTCGCTGTTTCCTTACGCTATTCTGGAATCAATGGTTCCGTACTTGCAAACTCAGAGTTTGATCCTTCCAATGCTTTTATGCTCAATTGTCACGTTATCTTTTCACATACCTCTTTGTTGGGCTTTAGTTTTTAAGTCTGGGTTAGGAACTAAGGGAGCAGCATTGGCAATTAGTTTGTTGTATTGGGTGGATGTGATCGCGCTTGGGCTTTATTTGAAATACTCTCCAGCATGTGAAAAAAGCCGCGCTCCTTTCTCAAGGGATGTTTTCCTGAGCATTGGGGAGTTCTTCAGCCTCGCTCTTCCCTCTGCCGGAATGGTTTG TCTTGAATGGTGGTCATTTGAACTACTCGTATTGTTGTCTAGGCTTCTGCCAAACCCAGAACTCGAATCTTCCGTGCTTTCAATCTGGTATGCTTCTTCTCTATTCTTGTGA